The Gemmatimonadota bacterium DH-78 region GCCCGGTCACGACCCCACGGTCGATCGTGAGGGGCGCCTGGGTGAAGGCCTCGCCGGCGAAGGCCACGAGACCCACTCGATCGTTCGCCCGTCCCGCCACGAACTCGGCGGCCACCGACTTCGCGGCCTCGAGCCGGTTGGGCTCCAGATCCTCGGCCAGCATCGAACTCGACACGTCGAGTGCCATCAGGATGTCGATGCCCTCGGTGAGCACGCTCTCCGAGCTCACCCCGGTCTGGGGACGCGCGAGGGCGACCACCGTCGCGACCACCACCAGCCCCCGCAGCACCGAGGGCACGTGCGGCAGCCAGCCGGCCACCCCGCCCCCCGCCTCGCGCACCGCGTCGAGAGCGGCGTAGCGGAGGGTGGCCGGCCGGGGGCGGCGCCGGAATCGAACCCACGACAGCACGGGGATCAGCACCAGGAGCCCCAGCACCCACGGATCCTCGAACCGGAACATCAGGGGGACTCCGGAGACGCTGTGGCCGACGCGGTCGCGGCGGGCGGCTCCGCCGCCGGGATCGTGTCGCGAACCAACGTCCTGATCTCGTCGAGGAGGCCGCGGGCCTCGTCGGCGGCGGGTCGTACCTTGGCGAACTTCACGAGGTCGCAGCGGTCGAGCACGGGGCCCAGCCCCTGCGAGAAGGCGGCCGGGGCCGACGAAGCGGCCAGTCCGCTGCGAATCTCGCGGGTGGTCATCTCGAGCGCCGGCACCTGAAAGCGCTGCTCCACGTATCGTCGCGCGATCTCCGAGAGGGCCACGTGGTAGTCCTTCACGCGACCCTCGACCAGCAGTCCGGAACGCTCGAGTGCGTCGAGGTCGTCGAGCGCCACCTCGTGCGCGGCGCGCGGAGGGGCCGGTGGCGCGGATTCGCCACCCTCCCGGCGGCGCCGGAGCCAGAGCCACACCGCGCCCCCCGCCGCCAGCAGGGCGAGCAGGAGCACCAGCAGCACCGGCCCCGCGTCGAGGGGAATCGCCATCGGCCCCCGAATGCCGCGGATGCCGTCGCCCTCGTCGAGGCCGACCGACACGACCTCGATCGCGAAGGGATCGGTGCGCAGCCGCTCGACCCCGTCGGCGCCCTCCAGGGCGACGTCGAACGAAGGGATCTCGAGTTCGCCCAGCTCGAAGGTGGTGAGGGTGAACACGGCCCGGCTCACCGCGGCGCCCCCCTGCCCCGCCCCACCGGCAGCCGAGGGCTGCGCCTCCGCGGCGAGCAGCTCGAAGGGCGAGAGATCGAGCGAGTCGGGCCACGCCACCTGCACCTCGGGAGCGTGCTCCACGGCGAGCTGCAGTCGAATCCGGTCGCCCACCGTGATGCGGGTGGTGTCGACGGACGTGCGCAGGGTCGGCTGCTGGGCCGCGAGCGGCGCGCTCGACGCGCTCGACGCGACGGTCACGACCATCAGTGCCCACGCGACCCGGACCGCCCCCCGGCACACCGCGCTCGACGCCCGCCTCACCGCTGCCTCCGGGCGCGATCGCGGAAGAAGCGCATCAGGGGACGGTCGTACGGCTCCCCGGTCTCGATGTCGATCACATCCACCTTGCTTCTGCGGAGTCTCCGATCGAGCGCCTCTCGACGGCGGGCCACCGTTTCGGAGAAGCGCGCCCGGAAGGCCGGCCGCGAGGTGTCGACCACGAGACGCTCGCCCGTTTCCGGATCCTCGATCGCCAGAATGCCCAGGGGCGGCAACTCGACCTCGCGCTCGTCGCGCAGTCGCACCGCCACCAGATCGTGGCGGCGTCCGGCCACGGCGAGCGGCTTCTCGAAGCCGTCGTCGAGAAAGTCCGACACGAGAAAGGTGACGGCCCTCCGGCGCTGCACGTGGTTGAGATAGTCGAGGGCCGCGGCGATGTCGGTGCCCGTGCCCTCGGGTCGATGGTAGAGAAGTTCGCGGAGCACGCGCAGCACATGGCGGCGGCCCTTCCGCGGGGGTACGAACTTCTCCACCCGGTCGGTGAAGATGATCAGTCCCACCTTGTCGTTGTTCTTGATCGCACTGAAGGCGAGCAGGGCACAGATCTCGACGGCCACCTCCGCCTTGAAGCGCCCGCGGGTGCCGAACTCGCCCGACGCGCTCAGATCGACCACGAGCATCACCGTGAGCTCGCGCTCCTCTTCGTGAATCTTCACGAAGGGGGTGCCGGCCCGGGCGGTGACATTCCAGTCGATGGTGCGGATGTCGTCGCCGTACTGGTACTCGCGGACCTCGGCGAAATTCATGCCGCGGCCCTTGAACACCGAGTGGTATTCGCCCGACAGCACGTCGTTCACGAGCCCTCGGGTGGAGAGCTCGATCCGGCGCACCTGCTTGAGGATCTCGCGTGGAATCACGATCGACCTCCGCCTACGGCACCTCGACGCTGTCGAGCACCCGGGTGATCACCTCGTCGGGCTCCACCTCCTCGGCTTCGGCCTCGTAGGTGAGGAGCACGCGGTGGCGCAGCACGTCCATCGCCATCGACCGCACGTCGTCGGGAGTGACGAAGGCGCGGCCCTGGAGAAAGGCGTGAGCGCGAGCGGTGCGCGCGAGGTTGATGGTCGCGCGGGGGGAGGCGCCGAAGGCGATGAGATCGGTGAGATCGGTCAGCCCGTGCGCGCCCGGATCGCGGGTGGCCAGGATCAGCGCCACGATGTAGCGCTCGACCTGCGGGTCCATGTAGACCATCTCGACGGCCCTGCGGGCCCGGAGAATCTCGTCGGGAGACACCACCGGCTTCACCTGGGTGCTTCGGCCCACCGACTGACGCCGCATGATCTCGAGTTCGTCGTCGCCGGTGGGATACCCGACCACGAGCTTGAGCATGAAGCGATCGACCTGCGCCTCGGGCAGCGGGTAGGTGCCCTCCTGCTCGATCGGATTCTGCGTGGCGAGCACCAGGAAGGGGTCGTCGAGGGGAAAGCTCGACTCGCCGATCGTGACCTGGTGCTCCTGCATGGCTTCGAGCAGCGCCGACTGCACCTTGGCCGGCGAGCGGTTGATTTCGTCGGCGAGGATGATGTTGGCGAAGATCGGCCCCTTCTTCGTCTTGAACTCCTGGTCCTTCGGGTCGAAGACGAGGGTGCCCACGAGATCGGCGGGAAGCAGGTCGGGGGTGAACTGCAGGCGCCGGAAGGTGGTGTCGATCGCGTCGGCGAGGGTGCGCACCGTGAGGGTCTTGGCGAGCCCCGGCACCCCCTCCATGAGCACGTGGCCGTCGGCGAGCAGGGCGATCAGGAGTCGCTCCACCATCGTGCGCTGACCCACGATCACGCGGCCCACCTCGGCGAGGAGGCGGTCGACGAAGGCACTTTCCTGCTGGATCTTCTGCTGAATGACCTCGATGTCGAGGCCGGGCTGAGAGGTGCTGGTCACGCGCTCGGAGCCTGATCGGAGTGGACGGTTGGCGGACACATCATGGTCTGACGCACGCGCCTGCGACGAGGGTTGTCCACCCCTCGCCTTTCCGCATGCGTCGCGCCCGCTCATCATTAGGGCATGTCGCCCCCCCTCTCAACCGCTGGACCGAGACCGATCATGCACCGAATCCATCTGGCGACCGCCGCTCTCGTCGCCTCCGCGGCCCTCGCCCACCCCGCTTCCGCCCAGCTCGAGCGGGGCACGACGGCCACCATCCAGCCCGGGGAATCCTGCCCCGCCGGCATGACCGAGGTGCGTCCGGGCCGCTGCCAGGCGCCCGAGTTCGCGCCCCCGAGCATCGTCGACTACCGGCCCGAATCCACCCTGGTGGCCGAAGAACATCTCGTGCCCCGGGCCAAGTTTCCGGCGGTGGACTTTCACGGGCACCCCGGCAACATCGTGAACCCCGAGGCGCTGGCGGAGCTGGTCTCCGCCATGGACGAACTGAACGTCGGGGTGATGATCGCGGCCAACAACGTGTCGGGCGAGTCGCTGGTGCAGGCGGTGGAGGCGATCGCCGCCTCGCCCTGGCCAGATCGCGTGCGGGTGATGACCGGCATCGACTTCAGCGACGTCGGGCCCGGGTGGGCCGAGCGGGCCGTGGCCCAGCTCGAGGCCGACGCCGCGGCCGGAGCGGTCGCCATCGGTGAGATCAGCAAGTCGCTGGGACTGCGGTATCGCAAGGCCGACGGCTCGCGCCTCGCGATCGACGACCCCGATCTCGACCCGGTGTGGGAGGCCGCGGGCCGCCTGGGGCTGCCGGTGTTCATTCACACCGCCGACCCCTCCGAGTTCTTCGAGCCCTTCGACAACACCAACGAGCGGTGGCTCGAACTCGCGCTGTTTCCCAACCGTCGGTACCCGCAGGACGAGTTCCCTTCGTTCGAGCAGCTCACCGAGGAGCGCGACAACCTCTTCCGCCGCCACCCCAACACGATCTTCGTGACGGCGCACCTGGGCTGGCACGCGGCCGACCTCGGCCGCCTCGGTCGGCTGATGGACGAGCTGCCCAACCTGTATGCGGAGATCGGCGCGGTGCTCTACGACATCGGTCGTCAGCCCCGGGGCGCCCACGATTTCTTCGTGCGCTATCAGGATCGACTTCTCTTCGGCAAGGACTCCTTCCAGCCGAACGAGTACCCGTACTACTGGCGGGTGCTCGAAACCGAAGACGATCATTTCGACTACTACCGGGACTACCACGCGTACTGGAAGCTCTACGGCATCGGGCTTCCCGACGAGGTGCTCCGGAAGCTGTACTTCGAAAACGCCGTGCGCATCATGCCCGGGTTGCCGCAGACCGGCTGGCCCGACGCCTGATGCCCGGCGTCCGCCCCCTCCCATCCGAAGGAGTCGCATCTTGAACCCATCCATGGTCACACCCCCTTCGGGCCGGGCCTCGTTCCGGCGCCGCGCGCTCACCCTGATCGCTGCGGGAGCCGCCTCGACGGCGGGGTGCTACAAGTACACGCCCGTTCCCGTGCAGACTCCGCCGGGAAGCGGAGAGGGCGTGCGGGTATCCGTCACCCGGGAGGCCGCGCTCGAGTTCGTCGACGCCCTCAACGTCGTGGCCGAGGCCGTGCCGCGCGTGGAGGGAAAGCTCGAGGGCATCGAGAACGGCACCTTCGTGCTGCGGGTGCCCGTCCCCAGTTCGGAGGTGGGGCTGAACACCGGCATCGACCAGCTCATCCGGGTGCCCCGGAGCCAGGTGATCGGGCTCGAGCGGAAAGACTTCGATCCCGTCGGCACCGGGCTGCTGGTGGCGGGATCGGCCGCAGCCGCGACGCTGCTCCTGCTGCAGATCATCAGTGCCTCGGGGAGCGACGACGGAGGCGGCGGCGATGGCCCCGACCTCGCCGTGCGGATTCCCATCGGGACGTTCACGATCTCGCGCTGAGGCGCTCGCTCGCTTCTGCGACGAGAGAGGGGGGTGGGGACCGCAGTCCCCACCCCCCTCTTTCACGCTACCTGCTTCAACGACCGGCCGGGATCAGCCTCCAGCCGCCGGAATGTTCGGGTTCCGGTCCCGCTCACCCGCGGGAATGTCGAAGCAGAAGGGGCCACGCTCGTACTGCGTGAAGAGCGGCGTGTACCCCGGGTTCGACGGGTTCTCCCAGTCGGGGAGATCGATCTGACCGGGCGCATTGGTCGCCGCCCAGCGGCGCTCGTCCGGAGCGGCCCGACCCTCGAGCCACATCTCGATCCGGCGCTCGCGCTTCAGGATCTCCCACGCCTCGGTCTCGTTCGCTGCGGTCCACGGCTCGAGCGGCGTGCTGCCCGCGGAGACGAAGCCGTCGGCGTCGACGTTGTCGGCGGTGTTGGCCGTGCGAACCGCGTTGATCAGATCCATGGCGGCCTGGACCGTACCCGGCCCGGCACCGCGCAGAATCGCCTCGGCCTGGATCAGCCGCATCTCGTCGTAACTCGCGATGTTGATGTTGTCGTTCCGCGAGGTGTACTTGAGCATCGGCTTGTACGGCACCTGGCCGAACCCGGAGAGGCTGCCCACGGCGAGCGGGTTGGCCTCGTCGGTGCCCCACCGCACGCGCGGATCACCCGTCTCGAGGTAGTAGTCCTCGTAGAAGGTGAACTTGGTGGTGTACGACCGGAAGGTGCCGCTGTTGGCCTCCCAGATGTAGTTGTACAGCCCCGACTCCGACTCGTCATAGTCCAGCGCGAGCACGAAGCCGGAGGTCACCTGAGCGGCGTCGTCGTACGCCTGTTGGTAGTTGCCCAGCCAGAGGTTCGCCTGAGCCCGACCGGCGTACGCCGCGTTCCGCTGCTCGGCCGTCTCGGCGAAGCCGAGCGCCGACGTGAACGACGCCACCGCCCGCTCGAAGTACGGAGCGGT contains the following coding sequences:
- a CDS encoding DUF58 domain-containing protein, whose product is MIPREILKQVRRIELSTRGLVNDVLSGEYHSVFKGRGMNFAEVREYQYGDDIRTIDWNVTARAGTPFVKIHEEERELTVMLVVDLSASGEFGTRGRFKAEVAVEICALLAFSAIKNNDKVGLIIFTDRVEKFVPPRKGRRHVLRVLRELLYHRPEGTGTDIAAALDYLNHVQRRRAVTFLVSDFLDDGFEKPLAVAGRRHDLVAVRLRDEREVELPPLGILAIEDPETGERLVVDTSRPAFRARFSETVARRREALDRRLRRSKVDVIDIETGEPYDRPLMRFFRDRARRQR
- a CDS encoding MoxR family ATPase, encoding MTSTSQPGLDIEVIQQKIQQESAFVDRLLAEVGRVIVGQRTMVERLLIALLADGHVLMEGVPGLAKTLTVRTLADAIDTTFRRLQFTPDLLPADLVGTLVFDPKDQEFKTKKGPIFANIILADEINRSPAKVQSALLEAMQEHQVTIGESSFPLDDPFLVLATQNPIEQEGTYPLPEAQVDRFMLKLVVGYPTGDDELEIMRRQSVGRSTQVKPVVSPDEILRARRAVEMVYMDPQVERYIVALILATRDPGAHGLTDLTDLIAFGASPRATINLARTARAHAFLQGRAFVTPDDVRSMAMDVLRHRVLLTYEAEAEEVEPDEVITRVLDSVEVP
- a CDS encoding amidohydrolase family protein — encoded protein: MHRIHLATAALVASAALAHPASAQLERGTTATIQPGESCPAGMTEVRPGRCQAPEFAPPSIVDYRPESTLVAEEHLVPRAKFPAVDFHGHPGNIVNPEALAELVSAMDELNVGVMIAANNVSGESLVQAVEAIAASPWPDRVRVMTGIDFSDVGPGWAERAVAQLEADAAAGAVAIGEISKSLGLRYRKADGSRLAIDDPDLDPVWEAAGRLGLPVFIHTADPSEFFEPFDNTNERWLELALFPNRRYPQDEFPSFEQLTEERDNLFRRHPNTIFVTAHLGWHAADLGRLGRLMDELPNLYAEIGAVLYDIGRQPRGAHDFFVRYQDRLLFGKDSFQPNEYPYYWRVLETEDDHFDYYRDYHAYWKLYGIGLPDEVLRKLYFENAVRIMPGLPQTGWPDA
- a CDS encoding RagB/SusD family nutrient uptake outer membrane protein, giving the protein MMNQKHIRRMAHAVGVGAFALTLGACDVTNPGPIQDEFLGDEAAQIGLINGAIRSIVTGYSGSAYDMEMISRQIFPGGQIGAWGNPVHVHAGNIEREYGGPFNGMHQARFISETAIQRFEAADASDERMYLAHLWAGWSYRILGEWWCDTVLPSTDPTNTDPPEYIPGTTAPYFERAVASFTSALGFAETAEQRNAAYAGRAQANLWLGNYQQAYDDAAQVTSGFVLALDYDESESGLYNYIWEANSGTFRSYTTKFTFYEDYYLETGDPRVRWGTDEANPLAVGSLSGFGQVPYKPMLKYTSRNDNINIASYDEMRLIQAEAILRGAGPGTVQAAMDLINAVRTANTADNVDADGFVSAGSTPLEPWTAANETEAWEILKRERRIEMWLEGRAAPDERRWAATNAPGQIDLPDWENPSNPGYTPLFTQYERGPFCFDIPAGERDRNPNIPAAGG